The following proteins are encoded in a genomic region of Deltaproteobacteria bacterium:
- a CDS encoding integron integrase translates to MNSHGNKLWAFFQNRCGIPRDKVKYYVRWLNRFLEFHNGNLDGVSERDLKAFGDDLEQRGYEDWKVKQAQEAVFLYFDKFLDKKIAFTSLEKEDSERQASVKTWEEAKDIFISRMRTRHYAYNTEKSYREWVRRFLVYTRVPSPLKAKTSHVKRFLTYLAVERKVSASTQNQAFNALLFLYREVLEKDFGDFRNIIRARQNKRMPVVLTKEEIKRVFSYLPEKQRLPLTLIYASGIRISECVRLRVKDLDFGNKSLIVRSGKGDKDRYTLFPKFLHGPMKRHLEHVRKIHEMDLSHGYGAVFMPEALQRKYPNANREWAWQYVFPSDNLSVDPQSGIVRRHHLGQQTLQRVMKTAVTKADIGKAATVHTLRHSFATHLLQSGYDIRTVQELLGHKDVNTTMIYTHVLHRGPHGIKSPAEFLKRIGGGP, encoded by the coding sequence TTGATGGTGTTTCAGAGCGGGATCTAAAAGCCTTTGGGGATGATCTTGAACAGAGAGGATATGAAGATTGGAAAGTAAAACAGGCACAGGAAGCCGTGTTTCTCTATTTCGACAAGTTCCTGGATAAAAAGATCGCATTTACCAGTCTTGAAAAAGAAGACAGTGAACGCCAGGCGTCCGTAAAAACCTGGGAAGAAGCAAAAGACATATTCATAAGCAGGATGCGTACCCGGCACTATGCCTATAACACGGAAAAGAGTTACCGGGAATGGGTAAGGCGTTTTCTTGTCTATACCAGGGTGCCGTCTCCCCTTAAGGCAAAAACATCGCATGTGAAACGATTCCTTACCTATCTGGCTGTTGAACGGAAGGTGAGCGCGTCCACCCAGAACCAGGCCTTTAATGCATTGCTTTTCCTTTACCGAGAGGTACTTGAAAAGGATTTCGGAGATTTCAGAAACATAATTCGGGCAAGACAAAACAAGAGAATGCCCGTTGTGTTGACAAAAGAGGAAATAAAGAGGGTGTTTTCATACCTGCCTGAAAAACAGAGGCTCCCGTTGACACTGATTTATGCAAGCGGAATAAGGATCAGCGAATGCGTGAGGCTAAGGGTAAAGGATCTCGACTTCGGCAACAAATCGCTGATCGTGCGCTCCGGCAAAGGAGACAAGGACCGCTACACCCTGTTTCCAAAATTCCTCCATGGGCCCATGAAGCGGCACCTGGAACATGTTAGAAAGATTCACGAGATGGATCTCTCTCACGGATACGGGGCCGTTTTTATGCCTGAGGCCCTTCAGAGAAAATACCCGAATGCAAACAGGGAGTGGGCCTGGCAGTATGTTTTTCCTTCCGACAATCTTTCAGTGGATCCCCAGAGCGGTATTGTAAGGCGACATCATCTCGGCCAACAGACGCTTCAAAGGGTCATGAAAACCGCTGTTACCAAGGCAGATATAGGGAAGGCCGCAACTGTTCACACCCTGCGGCATTCGTTTGCAACGCATCTCCTGCAGTCTGGGTATGATATCCGCACGGTTCAGGAGTTGCTCGGCCACAAGGATGTAAACACCACCATGATCTATACGCACGTGCTACACCGCGGACCTCATGGTATTAAAAGCCCAGCCGAGTTCCTGAAGAGGATTGGGGGAGGCCCATAA